Genomic window (Aquipuribacter hungaricus):
ACGTCGTCGTGGACGCCACCGACCTCGACGCCCCCGTCATCGCTTCTCACCGGTAGCCGACCGCTCACCGGTGACGAACCGCGGCTGTGGCCGGCCTGCCCTCCGGCGTGCCTCGGCGTGCCGCAAGGGATCGGCTAGTGGGACGGGTTGGGTCATCTGCTCGCGGGGTTGGTCCGTCCGCCGCTCGGTGGTCGTCAGCACCTCGTTCACTGCCAGATGAGCTCGTCGTCTGGTGAGACGTACGGTGGCCCGACGATCCCGGTGATGATGAAGCCGGTGCTCGCGTCGATGACCGAGGTCCGCGATTCCCCGTAGGTCGGTGTCGTGCTGCGGTGGTTGTCGGGCATGGGGGTCTCGGCCATCAAGGTCGCGACCCAGACGAGCCGTCCGGGTGGCACCTGGCCCGAGCCGCCGGTTGCAGCATCGACTTCGCCCATGGTGGTGAGGACCGCGTGGACTGGTGCTTCCGCCGCCACGGCGGGATCGACCGAGCCGGCACCTGCACCACGCGCGATCTCGACGGCCCCGGCACGACCGATCGCGTCCCCGACATCGGTGGCCGGGTCACCGGGCGGGTACCCGGCGGGGTCAGGCTCGCTGTAGATGTCGGAGAACGGCAGCCACCTCAGGACGACGCTGTCCACGTTCAGCCCGATCGCCTCCGCCGCTGCCTCCGCAGGCTCGGCGACGTCGCGCTGGAAAGCGATCACAGCTTCGTCCGTGGTGGCGGGGTCGGTGACGTCGGGACCCGGGACCGCCTGCAGGACGAGGGTGGGCAGGCTGGCCGGGTCTGCCAGTGCCACCGTGCACGGCTCGGGGCAGTAGCTGCCGGGGTTGGGCACGACCTGGGCGTCGGGGTAGCCGCCCGACAGGGCTGTGCGGAGAGCGGCGTGCGCGGCTTCGCGTTCCTGCTCCCGGGTCGGCCGGTCGACGGACACCGTCAGGTACCAGCCGTCCCGCGGGATCGTCGCCGGCTCACGGGCCGCGGCCGGGGCGGTCCTCGGTGACTCAGCCGTCGTCGGGGAGGGGTCGACGCTCGGTGCCGTCGAGGCAGGCCCTGCCACCCCGGAGGCATCTTCGGTGCCGGGGAGACCCGTGGCGATGCCGGTCGCGACCGCGATGACCATGGCTGTGGCCGCGGCAGAGGCGACGGCACGGCGACGACGTCGCCCGGCTTGGGCTGCGTGCATCACGCGGTCGGGGTCGAGGTGGTGGGGCGGTTCGGGCACCGTGGTGCGCAGCACGTCGCGGAGGTCCTCGGCTGGGTGGTGGTTCATGTCGTGCTCCCTTGCATCTGCAGCTCGGGCAGGCCGGGGTGGCGGCGCAGTGCCGTCAGCGCCTTCGAGGTCTGGCTCTTCACGGTGCCGACGGAGCATCCGAGCGCGGCCGCGGTGTCGGCCTCGGTGGCGTCGTCGAAGTAGCGCAGGACGATCACCGCGCGCTGGCGCGGCGGCAGCGCCTGCACCGCGGCCACCAGCACCCACCGCACCTCCAGCGAACGCTCGTCCTGGGACTGGCGCAGCTGGTCGCGCCCCGGCTCGGGCAGGAGGGCCGTGGGGCGCTCTCCGCGCCAGCGCCGGGACCGCCAGTCGTGGGACGTGCTGACCAGGACCCGACGGACGTAGGCGTGGGCGACCCGGTCCTCGTCGACGTCGTGGTCCAGGCGGTCCCAGCGCAGCCACGCCTTCGCCAGCGCGGTCTGCACCAGGTCCTCAGCCGCGTCCCAGTCCCCGCACAGCAGCCACGCGACACGCAGCAGCTCGCGCTGCCGCCGCAGCACGTACTGCCGGAAACCGGCCGCTCCGTCCATGTGCCCTCCCACTGGTCGGCACTAAGACGGCCTGGACCCCGTGAAAGGTTGCCTCGGACGCACAAGTGCGTCCGACCGAGGCCACAGCAGCAGTTGAGGATCGCCACCTGACCGAGGCAGTGCTTCCGTGGGGACCTAGGTCCAAGCCACGCCAGCCCGCCAGCTGTGAGCGAAAGTCACCCGCACAACCGCTGGTTCATCAGTCAGCAGCGCCGTGTGAGTCTGCTCGCCATCCACGAGCTGCAGCCTAGAGATGACGACGGTGTAGGGACGAGCCTCAGCAGCCAGGACGGCCAGGTCGCGGATGACGGTCGTTTCGTCATCGAGCAGCAAGCCCTCATGCGCCAGGTGTCGAACGCGCCGCGGCCAGATGTCGGTCGCCCCTGACGCTTCGTTGGGTGACGTGCCTACTACTTGCGCTCCAGCGGCGAGGGCGTCCCGCAGGCGCTGGTCGGGCTCAGAGTCGGGCCTGCAGGCGGCGGCCAACTGCTGCTCGTCCACCATCGGAGGCTAAATGAGCGCCCGCGGGCTGGGACCGCTTCAGCCG
Coding sequences:
- a CDS encoding SigE family RNA polymerase sigma factor → MDGAAGFRQYVLRRQRELLRVAWLLCGDWDAAEDLVQTALAKAWLRWDRLDHDVDEDRVAHAYVRRVLVSTSHDWRSRRWRGERPTALLPEPGRDQLRQSQDERSLEVRWVLVAAVQALPPRQRAVIVLRYFDDATEADTAAALGCSVGTVKSQTSKALTALRRHPGLPELQMQGSTT